From the Aggregicoccus sp. 17bor-14 genome, one window contains:
- a CDS encoding peroxiredoxin: MRAPLSPSLPSAPPDAALGVGARAPSPLLVDPLSGEPRPLLVPGRPTLVTFLRGTWCGDCRAFLERVGPLHAEVARRGVSLVGVVCQGRHWVASWLAVNRQPFPLLVDEERTAARAYGVYKLLGLDGVNIARPASFLVDASGRITWSYVGRDKGDRPSDALLLERIAQLGEAARAP; this comes from the coding sequence ATGCGCGCTCCCCTCTCCCCGTCCCTGCCCTCCGCCCCGCCCGACGCAGCCCTGGGCGTGGGCGCGCGCGCGCCCTCTCCGCTGCTGGTGGATCCGCTGAGCGGTGAGCCGCGCCCGCTGCTCGTTCCCGGCCGTCCGACGCTGGTCACCTTCCTGCGCGGCACCTGGTGCGGGGACTGCCGGGCCTTCCTCGAGCGCGTGGGGCCGCTGCACGCGGAGGTGGCGCGCCGGGGCGTCTCGCTGGTGGGGGTGGTGTGCCAGGGGCGGCACTGGGTCGCGAGCTGGCTCGCGGTGAACCGGCAGCCCTTCCCGCTGCTGGTGGACGAGGAGCGCACGGCGGCGCGCGCCTACGGCGTCTACAAGCTGCTCGGGCTGGACGGGGTGAACATCGCGCGGCCCGCGAGCTTCCTCGTGGACGCGAGCGGGCGCATCACCTGGTCCTACGTGGGGCGCGACAAGGGCGACCGCCCCTCGGACGCGCTGCTGCTCGAGCGCATCGCGCAGCTGGGCGAGGCGGCCCGGGCGCCCTAG